AAAATCCCATACAATAAGAAAATAACTTGCATAATTCATTTTACTTATAACGCCTAACTCATATTCAAGCCTGTCAGTTATTTCTTTAGTAACATCTTGAAATCGTTTCTTACAGCCTTCTTTGGCTAATCTCTCAAGATAACTATGAGGACTACTTTCTTTTGGAACCTTAAAATGCGGAAGATATTTCTTAGAAAAATCCAGCTCTAAATTACATTTTTCTGCAATTTCAATTGTATTAAGAATCGCCTCAGGGGTCTCATTAAAGAGTTTTTTCATTTCATCAGCAGATTTAAAATAAAATTCTTCGCCTGAAAAACGCATCCGCTTAGGATTATCCAGCGTTGTGCCTGTTTGAATGCACAATAATGCCTCATGTGAAAGTCCATCGTGTCTCTTAATATAATGGCAATCATTCGTTGCCACTACTGAGATATTCAATGTTTTGCTGAATGATATAAGCTCTCTATTAATCTTTATTTGTTCTTCAATACCATGGTTTTGCAATTCTAGATAAAAATTGCCTTTGCCAAATATATCCTGATATTCAGAAATAAGTTTTTCTGCGCCATCCAACTGGTCACTGAGTATAAGATGGGGAATTTCCCCTTTCATGCAACCACTGAGACCAATTATGCCTTTTGAATATTCCGATAAAACCTGTTTATCAATGCGCGGCTTATAATAAAATCCTTCAAGATAGGCAATCGTTGCGAGTTTCAGAAGGTTCTTATATCCGTCTTCATCAGCAGCAAGGAGTGTAAGATGGAAGGCAGCTTCTTTTATTCCATGCAATGCCCTTTCCTTCCTATTTCCAGGGGCAACATATGCCTCATATCCAACAATTGGTTTAATCCCATGTTTCATTGCCTTATCATAAAATTCTATGGCTCCAAACATGTTTCCATGGTCAGTAATAGCCAAAGCCGGCATTTTGAACTCATGTGCAAGTGATATAATGTCATCCAGACGGCATGCTCCATCAAGCAAACTGTATTGAGTATGATTATGAAGGTGGACAAAACCTGAATGTTTCATACTTAATCCTTACTACTTAATTCTTAATCCTGTTTTAATAATGCACAGCGATAAGACACAATCCACAGGCAGGAACTGTTTCTCCTGCAAGGTTTCTATCCCTACCTGCAAGAACCTTCTTAATATTTTGGGGTTCAATACGACGCCTTCCTACATCGAGCAACGTTCCTACAATGATTCTAACCATGTTATATAAAAACGCATTCGCTGCAATCTCAAAAATAACCGCTTTTCTTCTTAATTTTAGAAAATTTGACACATTAAAATCAGTCCTGCTAATGGAAATCTTCTTTATTGTGCGCACAGGATTTTCGTTATCTGTTTTTTTGCACTGAAATGAACTAAAATCGTGCCTTCCAATTAGATACTTCGCTCCTTCACGCATCATAGATAAATTCAACTTATATGGGTAACTATAGAAATCCATTTGCCCAAAAACATGTTTATTATGGTCATTGCACACAACATAACGGTATATCCTCTGCTTAGCATCAAACCTTGGGTGAAAGTCTAAAGAAACAGATTCTACGTCTGTTACAGCGATATCTTGAGGCAGAACACTATTCAAAGCATCCTTGATTTGTGAAATCTTCATGTTTTTTAATGCGATAGCAGGCACTTTAAAACTTGCTACTTGGCCAATCGCATGAACGCCTGTATCCGTTCTCCCCTGCCCTATTACCTTTATTTCCTTTTTAAACAGCCTCCTAAGGGTTTCTTCCATAACGGATTGAACTGTAATCCCATTTGGTTGAATCTGCCAACCATGATAATTAGTTCCATTATAAGCAAGTGTAATTCTTATGTTTTCCATCAATTGCTATTTTACAATATAAGCTACAATTCTACAATTAAAACATTACCTTGATGGCTTCCCTCTTGATTTATGAACTATTCCCTTATCTCCTTCTTTCCGATTAGGACATTATCATTTTGGTGTTACATAGAATATGCGCATTTTTTTGACAAAAACAAGAGACCTTTGTTATAGTAGTGGCATGAAAATAGGAATCATAGGACTTCCTCAGGTTGGCAAGAAAATTCTATTTGAAGTTCTGACACAACAAAAATCCAACACACCAGATAATTCAAGAGACATAATCCCTGGTGTTGTAAGAGTAAAGGATCCCAGATTTGACAAACTTGTTTCCATGTATTCCCCTAAAAACGAGGTTCCTGCAGCAATAGACATATCGCTTCTTCCTAAAATAGAAAAGGAAACAGTATCAAGAGGAGAGGTATTTACAAAGATCGCAGATGTGGATGCACTTTGCCATATAGTCCGCTCATTTGAAAATGAATCAGTTTATCATGTTGAAGGTTCAATTAATCCTATTCGTGATATAGACACAATTAATTCCGAACTAATTCTAAATGATATGATATTTACAGAAAAGAGACTT
The window above is part of the bacterium genome. Proteins encoded here:
- the truA gene encoding tRNA pseudouridine(38-40) synthase TruA is translated as MENIRITLAYNGTNYHGWQIQPNGITVQSVMEETLRRLFKKEIKVIGQGRTDTGVHAIGQVASFKVPAIALKNMKISQIKDALNSVLPQDIAVTDVESVSLDFHPRFDAKQRIYRYVVCNDHNKHVFGQMDFYSYPYKLNLSMMREGAKYLIGRHDFSSFQCKKTDNENPVRTIKKISISRTDFNVSNFLKLRRKAVIFEIAANAFLYNMVRIIVGTLLDVGRRRIEPQNIKKVLAGRDRNLAGETVPACGLCLIAVHY